One stretch of Harpia harpyja isolate bHarHar1 chromosome 17, bHarHar1 primary haplotype, whole genome shotgun sequence DNA includes these proteins:
- the MED17 gene encoding mediator of RNA polymerase II transcription subunit 17, with protein MAGVPAVRISIESACEKQVQEVGLDGSETYLQPLSMSQNLARLAQRIDFSQGSGSEEDEPASAGRAWAEPGEAEDEEGLVKFQPSLWPWDSVRNNLRSALTEMCVLYDVLSIVKDKKFMTLDPVVQDPLPPKQNPQFLQLISKKKSLAGAAQILLKGAERLSKSVAENQENKRQRDFNSELLRLRQHWKLRKVGDKILGDLSYRSAGSLFLHHGTFEVIKNTDIDLDKKIPEDYCPLDVQIPSDLEGSAYIKVSIQKQAPDIGDLGTVNLFKRPMPKSKPGSPHWQTKLETAQNVLLCKEIFAQLSREAVQIKSQIPHIVVKNQIISQPFPGLQLSISLCHSSNDKKSQKSASEKQNPEDHLYVLEHNLHQLIRECHKQTLSSTVMPHPASAPFGHKRMRLAGPQTFDKNDISSLQSNEGLLEKIIKQAKHIFLRRRTARTIDSLASRIEDPQIQAHWSNINDVYESSVKVLITSQGYEQICKSIQLQLNVGVEQIRVVHRDGRVITLSHQEQELQDFLLSQMSQHQVHAVQQLAKVMGWHVLSFSNHVGLGPVESIGNASAITVASPNGDYAISVRNGPESGSKVMVQFPRSQCKDLPKGDVLQDNKWNHLRGPFKEVQWNKMEGRNFVYKMELLMAALTPC; from the exons ATGGCGGGCGTGCCGGCGGTGCGCATCAGCATCGAGTCGGCGTGCGAGAAGCAGGTGCAGGAGGTGGGGCTGGATGGCAGCGAGACCTACCTGCAGCCGCTCTCCATGTCCCAGAACCTGGCGCGCCTGGCGCAGCGCATCGACTTCAGCCAGGGCTCCGGCTCCGAGGAGGACGAGCCGGCTTCGGCGGGCCGCGCCTGGGCCGAGCCGGGCGAGGCGGAGGATGAGGAAG ggtTGGTAAAGTTTCAGCCATCCCTCTGGCCTTGGGATTCAGTGCGGAACAACTTAAGAAGCGCCTTGACTGAGATGTGTGTGTTGTATGATGTTCTTAGCATTGTGAAGGATAAAAAGTTCATGACCCTAGATCCAGTTGTGCAGGATCCCCTTCCTCCAAAACAG AATCCTCAGTTTTTACAGTTGATTTCAAAAAAGAAGTCATTAGCTGGAGCAGCTCAAATCCTGTTGAAAGGTGCAGAAAGGTTGTCCAAATCAGTTgcagaaaaccaggaaaataaaCGGCAAAGAGACTTCAACTCTGAACTGCTAAGACTGAGACAACACTGGAAACTGAGAAAAGTGGGAGACAAAATTCTTGGTGATCTGAGCTACAGAAGTGCAG GCTCCCTTTTTCTTCACCATGGTACATTTGAGGTGATAAAGAACACTGACATTGACCTGGATAAAAAGATACCTGAGGATTATTGTCCTTTGGATGTTCAAATTCCAAGTGATTTAGAGGGATCAGCCTATATCAAG gttTCTATTCAGAAACAAGCTCCAGACATTGGTGACCTTGGGACAGTCAATCTCTTTAAAAGACCCATGCCAAAATCAAAACCAG GCTCTCCACACTGGCAGACAAAGTTGGAAACTGCACAGAATGTTCTTTTATGTAAAGAAATTTTTGCCCAGCTGTCACGAGAAGCTGTTCAAATTAAATCACAAATTCCTCACATTGTTGTGAAAAATCAGATAATCTCCCAGCCTTTCCCAG GTTTGCAGTTGTCTATTTCTCTGTGTCACTCTTCCAATGACAAAAAATCACAAAAGtctgcttctgaaaaacagaatcCAGAGGATCATCTCTATGTTCTGGAACATAATTTGCATCAACTTATCCGAGAG TGTCACAAGCAAACCCTGAGCTCAACAGTGATGCCACATCCAGCTAGTGCGCCTTTTGGCCATAAGAGAATGAGACTTGCAGGACCCCAGACTTTTGATAAAAATGATATCAGTTCTTTACAGTCGAATGAAGGACTTCTGGAAAAGATAATAAAGCAGGCAAAACATATCTTTTTGAGACGCAG AACTGCTCGAACCATTGACAGTCTGGCTAGCCGTATTGAGGATCCTCAGATTCAGGCCCACTGGTCCAATATAAATGATGTTTATGAATCCAGTGTTAAAGTTCTAATAACTTCTCAAGGATATGAACAGATATGCAA ATCCATTCAACTACAGCTGAACGTTGGAGTAGAACAGATCAGAGTTGTACATAGAGATGGAAGAGTTATTACGTTGTCCCATCAAGAGCAAGAACTGCAGGATTTCCTTTTATCTCAG ATGTCACAGCACCAAGTACATGCAGTTCAGCAGCTTGCGAAAGTTATGGGATGGCATGTGCTGAGTTTCAGTAATCATGTTGGTCTGGGGCCGGTGGAGAGTATTGGCAATGCATCAGCAATAACTGTAGCATCACCAAATGGAGATTATGCCATTTCAG TACGTAATGGTCCGGAAAGTGGCAGCAAAGTTATGGTTCAGTTTCCGCGGAGTCAGTGCAAGGATCTCCCCAAAGGTGATGTACTACAAGACAACAAGTGGAATCATCTTCGAGGGCCGTTCAAGGAAGTGCAGTGGAATAAAATGGAAGGGCGTAACTTTGTGTATAAAATGGAACTCCTCATGGCCGCCCTAACTCCATGCTAA